Proteins from a genomic interval of Desulfurobacterium sp. TC5-1:
- a CDS encoding glucosaminidase domain-containing protein, whose amino-acid sequence MFQRLVVVLFVSTFIISGCGKKTERETFQTVNKTTSENKTTVKTEEKICVLPKQTAKEPSNLLDLSPSKRKKAFIAMIVPAVLKANCIINKERKILLRIKEKIKNGKTLSEKEKRFLTRMEKKYRTKDIDELLIRVNTLPPSLIIAQAAIESGWGTSRFFVEGNNIFGIWTFKKEAEAIKAKGSNARLRKYPSLLLSIEDYYYNINTGWAYRELRKARLKEKNPLKLAKYLRNYSILRDEYVRRLQRVIEKNNLQQFDNCIYDNCTVKL is encoded by the coding sequence ATGTTTCAACGCCTTGTCGTAGTGTTGTTCGTATCTACTTTTATAATTTCTGGCTGCGGGAAAAAGACTGAAAGAGAAACTTTCCAGACAGTAAACAAAACAACAAGTGAAAATAAAACGACGGTGAAAACAGAGGAAAAAATATGTGTCCTACCAAAGCAGACTGCTAAAGAACCTTCCAATCTTCTTGATTTAAGCCCTTCAAAAAGGAAAAAGGCCTTTATCGCTATGATTGTTCCTGCAGTCCTCAAGGCAAACTGTATAATCAACAAAGAGCGTAAAATTCTTCTCAGGATAAAAGAGAAAATTAAAAATGGAAAAACTTTATCAGAGAAGGAAAAGAGATTTCTCACCCGCATGGAAAAGAAATACAGAACAAAGGATATAGATGAACTGCTAATTAGAGTCAACACACTACCGCCAAGCCTTATCATAGCTCAGGCGGCGATAGAGAGCGGGTGGGGAACATCCCGATTCTTTGTTGAGGGAAATAATATCTTTGGAATATGGACATTTAAAAAAGAAGCAGAAGCGATAAAAGCAAAGGGAAGCAATGCAAGATTACGAAAGTATCCTTCGCTACTTTTATCAATTGAAGATTACTACTACAATATAAATACCGGCTGGGCGTACAGAGAGTTAAGAAAGGCAAGGTTAAAAGAGAAAAATCCTCTGAAACTTGCGAAATACCTTAGAAACTACTCTATACTGAGAGACGAGTATGTAAGGAGGCTTCAGCGTGTCATCGAGAAAAACAATCTTCAGCAGTTTGATAACTGCATTTACGATAACTGCACTGTTAAGTTGTAA